In one window of Haloimpatiens sp. FM7315 DNA:
- the rpmE gene encoding 50S ribosomal protein L31, with product MKKDLQPTYHHDAVVKCACGNTFTTGSVKEELKVEICSKCHPFFTGKQKMIDAGGRVDKFLKKFNMTIEK from the coding sequence ATGAAAAAAGACTTACAACCAACTTATCATCACGATGCCGTTGTTAAATGCGCATGTGGTAATACTTTTACAACTGGTTCTGTTAAAGAAGAATTAAAGGTTGAAATTTGTTCAAAATGTCATCCGTTCTTCACTGGTAAGCAAAAAATGATCGATGCTGGTGGAAGAGTTGATAAATTCTTAAAGAAATTCAACATGACAATTGAAAAGTAA